In Salvelinus namaycush isolate Seneca chromosome 15, SaNama_1.0, whole genome shotgun sequence, a genomic segment contains:
- the LOC120060088 gene encoding transmembrane protein 121-like, which produces MVLPQPDKRHVCLTTMVIMTSMAFMDAYLVEQNQGPRKIGVCIIVLVGDICFLIVLRYVAVWVGAEVKTAKRGYAMILWFLYIFVLEIKLYFVFQNYKADRKSLETVARKALTLLLSVCVPGLYLVLVALDSMEYVRTFRKKEDMRGKLFWVALDLLDVLDIQANLWEPQRTGLPIWAEGLMFFYCYILLLTLPCVSLSEISVQGEHVSPQKMMLYPVLSLVTINIVTILIRGVNMVLFQDSRVSTIFIGKNVVAIATKACTFLEYKRQVKEFPPQDPSMAGIALELHQGNSVGHSHGHNQTLPNATTSLSDEPSPTEVIDT; this is translated from the exons ATGGTGTTGCCGCAGCCAGACAAACGCCACGTGTGCCTGACCACCATGGTGATCATGACCAGCATGGCCTTCATGGACGCCTATCTGGTAGAGCAGAACCAGGGGCCCAGGAAG ATCGGAGTGTGCATCATCGTGCTGGTGGGAGACATCTGCTTCCTCATCGTGCTGCGATACGTGGCAGTGTGGGTAGGGGCTGAGGTGAAGACCGCCAAACGCGGCTACGCCATGATACTCTGGTTCCTCTACATCTTCGTCCTGGAGATCAAGCTCTACTTCGTCTTCCAG AACTACAAGGCGGACAGGAAAAGCCTGGAGACGGTGGCCCGGAAGGCTCTAACCTTACTCCTCTCCGTATGCGTCCCGGGGCTATACTTGGTCCTGGTGGCTCTGGACAGCATGGAATACGTGAGGACCTTCAGGAAAAAGGAGGACATGCGGGGGAAGCTGTTCTGGGTGGCCCTGGACCTGCTGGATGTTCTGGACATCCAGGCCAACCTGTGGGAGCCCCAGCGGACCGGCCTGCCCATCTGGGCCGAGGGACTGATGTTCTTTTACTGTTACATCCTGCTCCTAACCCTGCCCTGCGTCTCCCTCTCTGAGATCAGTGTCCAGGGGGAGCACGTCTCTCCCCAGAAGATGATGCTGTACCCTGTTCTTAGTCTAGTTACTATAAACATAGTCACGATCTTGATCCGCGGGGTTAACATGGTGCTGTTCCAGGATAGTAGGGTGTCTACCATCTTTATAGGGAAGAATGTGGTGGCTATAGCCACAAAAGCCTGTACGTTCCTGGAGTATAAGAGGCAGGTGAAGGAGTTCCCCCCACAGGACCCTAGCATGGCAGGTATAGCCCTGGAGCTGCATCAAGGGAACTCTGTGGGTCACAGCCACGGGCACAACCAGACCCTGCCCAATGCCACCACTAGCCTCTCTGACGAACCATCACCGACCGAGGTCATAGACACATGA
- the LOC120060482 gene encoding ras and Rab interactor 3-like produces the protein MSSSVPELSSSEPTVPALSSHPVLNPSSLPLSSARVPPIAKPPPSTPPIHPLSKPSLSPFSSPPVPPVSKFSSPPLPKPSAPRKLSGPSQPRPPVPHPHSIAKPSSPALPRPPLPSTKPSFPPLPTPLVPLSAKPSSAPAPTPAPAPTPATAPPPSISILEKLIKTCPVWLQLAMAQEKSSLILKKETPGIFLVRKSPDQKAMVLSVRVSNQQGELQVQDILVKEEKSLIYLEGSVLVFDTIFKLISFYCVSRDILPFTLRLPEVIVQATKYEDIEMISTLGSDFWGSQLNSSSEEPGQRGTPVGQGQGHSSSCEIHLSAGTGNERLWYVNPIFIEEYCSSLEASTPVAAPILRSQSLNTPGQGQGQVPPTFKRPPPRPPNVPEGLLLSQGAKHGNRGTSDSPSPRSPPTLRRVTVKLGQKGEGNSSKGSGEGERAASQLCSEREVSVIATDSVAATQPLQPLSPHGATARHQHSAPRPPPHRIPLVPLRRMPSEKRPPPPGQEPPQEGSVGTVPVASLVCIDGTINMAEEKKELRVEPYAGETETLQRQGTSETSNSSDAVNVAAPAPLTKRAAPPVPPPRKNKPSQATPTTTLSPDMIGGELLSINASLDTPQTSSIPSPARRAISIAEGEVREARGADVSLYAPDGGAALPALDHDSYSTSSTEEEADTVASQAGGAVGTNNTKVSMKRTPTIMLDRAKQRLSMVHFPSVFTNFMSADHKLQKRIVELSRDRSSYFGNLVKDYRVYILETMGKHSSSTELLQEIRQMMTQLKSYLIQSTELQNLLEPNIYTEDKLEVIMEAALCKAVLKPLREAVYSGLKNIHSRGGCLKRLRENQSVVLGTTTTDLGVTTSVPEIPVMEKIQLKLMTLHLEYSPQKKIDLLLKTCKIIYESMSIGCPGKAYGVDDFLPVLMYVLARSNMAFLLLDVEYMMELMDPALQLGEGSYYLTTTYGALEHIKNYDTQAVTQQLSLEIQDSIHRWEKRRTLNKARVSRSSVQDFINVSFLEAGSNTKTLGVLPTTTAQDLCAQCAGKFEVLEPEFYSLSVLVEGHYQLLAPEEFPLTIKSSFHHSEPRKEYHFVYRPGRTESEGQEAESEEPAPTAETEPDEEKSLIEI, from the exons ATGTCCTCTTCAGTCCCAGAGCTCTCTTCTTCAGAGCCAACCGTACCAGCACTTTCCTCTCACCCAGTCCTAAATCcctcctcacttcctctctcctctgcccgtGTACCTCCTATAGCAAAACcccctccctccactccccccATTCATCCTCTTTCAAAACCCTCCttatctcctttctcctctccccctgttccTCCTGTCTCAAAGTTCTCCTCACCCCCCCTTCCTAAACCTTCAGCACCTCGAAAACTCTCCGGTCCATCCCAGCCGAGACCCCCTGTTCCCCACCCTCACTCGATAGCCAAGCCATCCTCCCCTGCTCTCCCCAGACCCCCTCTTCCATCTACCAAGCCCTCGTTTCCCCCTCTCCCCACCCCACTAGTCCCTCTTTCAGCTAAGCCCTCCTCagccccagccccaaccccagccccagccccaaccccagccacAGCCCCACCACCTAGCATCAGTATCCTGGAGAAGCTGATCAAAACATGTCCTGTGTGGTTGCAGTTAGCCATGGCCCAGGAGAAATCCTCACTTATACTGAAGAAAGAAACTCCTGGG ATCTTTTTAGTGCGTAAAAGCCCGGACCAGAAGGCCATGGTTCTGTCAGTACGTGTGTCTAACCAGCAGGGGGAGCTTCAGGTCCAGGACATTCTGGTTAAAGAAGAGAAGTCAT TGATCTACCTGGAAGGGTCTGTCCTGGTCTTTGACACCATCTTCAAACTCATCTCCTTCTACTGTGTCAGCCG GGATATTCTCCCCTTCACTCTGAGGTTGCCTGAGGTCATCGTCCAGGCAACCAAGTATGAAGACATAGAGATGATATCGACGTTAGGCTCAG atttctGGGGCTCTCAGCTGAACAGTTCCTCTGAGGAGCCAGGACAAAGGGGCACACCAGTAGGCCAGGGCCAGGGTCACAGCTCCTCCTGTGAGATCCATCTGTCTGCTGGGACCGGTAACGAGAGGCTGTGGTACGTTAACCCCATCTTCATTGAGGAGTATTGCAGCAGCCTGGAGGCCTCCACTCCCGTCGCTGCTCCCATCCTCAGGAGCCAGAGCCTGAACACCCCAGGCCAAGGGCAGGGGCAAGTACCCCCCACGTTCAAACGCCCCCCACCCCGACCCCCTAATGTCCCTGAGGGATTGTTACTGTCACAGGGGGCCAAGCATGGGAACAGAGGGACGTCTGATTCCCCCTCCCCACGCTCACCACCCACACTTCGTAGAGTTACAGTCAAGTTAGGGCAGAAAGGGGAAGGAAACAGCAGCAAGGgcagtggggagggagagagagctgccTCTCAACTTTGCTCAGAGAGAGAGGTGTCAGTTATAGCCACTGACTCAGTAGCAGCTACTCAGCCTCTACAGCCGCTGTCACCGCACGGAGCAACAGCTAGACATCAGCACTCAGCACCCCGGCCACCCCCACACAGGATACCACTTGTGCCCCTCCGGCGGATGCCCTCAGAGAAGCGTCCTCCACCCCCAGGACAGGAGCCGCCCCAGGAGGGCAGTGTTGGTACAGTGCCTGTTGCTTCGCTGGTGTGCATCGACGGCACCATCAACATggcagaggagaagaaggagtTAAGAGTGGAGCCCTATGCTGGTGAGACAGAGACACTGCAGAGGCAAGGGACATCAGAGACTTCAAACAGCAGTGACGCTGTCAACGTGGCTGCACCAGCCCCTCTGACGAAGAGGGCCGCACCGCCAGTCCCTCCTCCCAGAAAGAATAAGCCCTCCCAGGCCACGCCCACTACAACTCTCTCCCCAGACATGATAGGTGGAGAACTTCTCTCAATCAATGCATCATTAGACACCCCCCAGACCTCCAGCATCCCCTCGCCAGCCCGGAGGGCCATTTCCATCGCTGAGGGGGAGGTGAGGGAGGCCAGGGGGGCAGATGTGTCCCTGTACGCCCCTGATGGTGGCGCGGCCCTGCCTGCATTGGACCATGACTCTTACTCTACCAGCAGCACAGAGGAGGAGGCTGATACCGTGGCCAGCCAGGCTGGAGGGGCCGTTGGGACCAACAATACCAAA GTGTCAATGAAAAGGACCCCGACCATTATGCTGGACCGGGCCAAGCAACGCCTCTCCATGGTCCACTTCCCCAGTGTGTTTACCAACTTCATGAGCGCTGACCATAAGCTGCAGAAGAGGATTGTGGAACTGTCCCGGGACAGGAGCTCCTACTTCGGGAACCTGGTGAAGGATTACAG GGTGTATATCCTGGAGACCATGGGGAAGCACAGCTCCAGCACTGAGCTGCTGCAGGAGATCAGGCAGATGATGACCCAGCTGAAGAGTTACCTCATCCAGAGCACTGAGCTGCAGAACCTACTGGAGCCCAACATCTACACAGAGGACAAACTAG AGGTGATTATGGAGGCTGCTCTGTGTAAGGCTGTGCTGAAGCCTCTGCGGGAGGCTGTCTACTCCGGCCTGAAGAACATCCACTCCAGGGGGGGCTGTCTGAAGAGACTGAGGGAGAACCAGAGTGTGGTCCTGGGCACCACCACCACAGATCTGGGGGTCACCACCAGCGTTCCAGAGATCCCCGTCATGGAGAAG ATCCAGCTGAAGCTGATGACCCTCCACCTTGAGTACTCCCCTCAGAAGAAGATTGATCTGCTCCTCAAGACCTGCAAGATCATCTATGAGTCCATGTCTATAGGCTGCCCAG GAAAAGCCTATGGCGTGGATGACTTCCTGCCGGTGCTGATGTACGTCCTGGCCAGGAGCAACATGGCCTTCCTGCTACTGGATGTGGAGTACATGATGGAGCTGATGGACCCTGCACTGCAGTTAGGAGAAG gcTCCTACTACCTGACGACCACGTATGGAGCCTTGGAGCACATAAAGAACTATGACACGCAGGCGGTGACACAGCAGCTCAGTCTGGAGATCCAGGACTCTATCCACCGCTGGGAGAAGAGACGCACCCTGAACAAGGCCCGGGTGTCACGCTCATCTGTACAG GACTTCATCAATGTGTCGTTCCTGGAGGCGGGGTCTAACACTAAGACCCTGGGGGTTCTCCCCACCACCACGGCCCAGGACCTGTGTGCCCAGTGTGCTGGCAAGTTTGAGGTGCTGGAGCCAGAGTTCTACAG CCTGAGTGTGCTAGTTGAGGGCCACTACCAGCTCCTGGCCCCAGAGGAGTTCCCCCTCACCATCAAGTCTAGTTTCCACCACAGTGAGCCCCGCAAGGAGTACCACTTTGTCTACCGGCCTGGAAGGACAGAGTCGGAAGGGCAGGAGGCAGAGAGTGAGGAGCCAGCACCCACAGCGGAGACAGAGCCTGACGAGGAGAAGAGTCTGATCGAGATATGA
- the pth2 gene encoding tuberoinfundibular peptide of 39 residues, whose product MAGLASPPASRPALLLFTLMAMTLVTSSYPQPRLRPIHSFLPLLPKNSNKREEWEVLYPSVSLRDWSMQMMSAPYFGEAKSNAELLGEQWLPVVGQWQMDEDMAKGWLGDWAPQGSNNEEKRNIVVADDAAFREKSKLLTAMERQKWLNSYMQKLLVVNSQ is encoded by the exons ATGGCTGGTTTGGCTTCTCCCCCTGCCTCACGCCCCGCCCTCTTGCTGTTCACCCTTATGGCCATGACCCTGGTGACCTCCAGCTACCCTCAGCCACGCCTCCGACCCATACACAG ctttctcccccttctccccaaAA ACTCCAACAAGAGGGAGGAGTGGGAGGTGCTCTACCCTTCCGTCTCGCTCCGTGATTGGAGCATGCAGATGATGTCAGCCCCATACTTTGGTGAGGCCAAGAGCAACGCAGAGCTCCTGGGGGAGCAGTGGCTCCCAGTGGTGGGCCAGTGGCAGATGGACGAGGATATGGCCAAGGGCTGGCTGGGCGACTGGGCTCCGCAGGGCTCCAACAATGAGGAGAAGAGGAACATCGTGGTGGCGGATGATGCAGCGTTCAGAGAGAAGAGTAAGCTGCTCACAGCTATGGAGAGACAGAAGTGGCTTAACTCCTACATGCAGAAACTGTTGGTCGTCAATTCCCAGTAA